In the genome of Tsukamurella paurometabola DSM 20162, the window CGCCAGTTCGTGGACTACCGCGAGTCCCTGGGGTTCGAGATCTTCCCGACCTCCGGTGGCGAGCAGCCACCGATGCCTGCACTGGCAGAGCGTCTGCGCGCGGGTCGCCCGATCTGCCTGCTCGGTGAGCGCGATCTGGCCCGCCACGGCGTGCCGGTCACCTTCTTCGGTGAACGCACCCGCATGCCCGCCGGCCCGGCGAAGCTGGCGATCGACACCGGTGCCCCGCTGTTGCCGGTGCACTGCTGGTTCGAGGGCGACGCCTGGGGTTTCAAGGCCGGACCTCCGATCGACGTCAGCCTCGGTATCGAGGACGCGACGCAGCGACTCGCGAACGCCTTCGCGGACAACATCGCCGCGCATCCCGCCGACTGGCACATGCTGCAGCCGCTCTGGGAGGCCGACTGGTCACAGGCCCGGCGTGAGCGCATCCTCGGGCCGCAGGAGCGCTGATGCGGATCGGGATGATCTGCCCGTACTCGTTCGACGTCGCGGGCGGGGTGCAGGCCCACGTCGTCGACCTGGCTCGTGTACTCATCGCGCGCGGCCACGAGGTCTCGGTGCTCACCCCGTCGTCGAAGGAGACGGTGCTGCCCGACTTCGCCGTCTCCTCCGGCAAGGCCGTCGCGATCCCGTACAACGGCTCGGTTTCGCGCCTCAGTTTCGGTCCGGTCGCCTTCTCCCGGCTTCGCCGCTGGATTCGTGACGGCGAGTTCGATGTCCTGCACGTGCACGAGCCGAACGCACCCAGTCTCGGGATGCTCGCGCTGGCCATCGCCGACGGGCCGATCGTCGCGACGTTCCACACGTCCACCGAGAAGTCGCTCGTGCTGTCGGTGTTCCAGAGTGTGCTGCGTCCGTCGCACGAGAAGATCCGCGGCAAAATCGCCGTCTCTGAACTGGCCCGCCGCTGGCAGATGGAGTCCCTCGGATCCGATGCCATCGAGATCCCGAACGGCGTGGACGTTGCGCACTTCGCCGAGGGGGACCCGCTGCCCGGCTATCCGCGCCCCGGTAAGACCATCCTGTTCCTGGGCCGGTACGACGAGCCCCGCAAGGGCATGGCGGTGTTCCTGGAGGCATTGCCCGCGATCGTCGCGGCGCAGCCCGATGTCGAGGTCCTGGTGATCGGTCGGGGCGACGAGGAGAAGCTGCTCCGCGACGCCGGACCGTATGCGAAGCACCTCCGACTGCTGGGCGCCGTCACCGATGACGAGAAGGCGGCCGCGCTGCGATCGGCCGACGTCTACGTTGCGCCGAACCTGGGCGGCGAGAGCTTCGGCATCGTGCTGGTCGAGGCCATGGCCGCCGGTGCCGCCGTGGTGGCCAGTGACCTCAACGCCTTTGAGCGCGTGCTCGACGCGGGGGAGTGCGGCGTGCTCGTCCCGGTCGGCGACGGGGCCGCACTCGGGGCCGCGGTCGCCGGCCTGCTGTCCGATGAGGAGGCCCGTCGTGCCCAGGTCGCGCGCGCGTCGGAGGCGGTGTGGCGTTTCGACTGGTCGGTCGTTGCCGAACAGGTACTCCGCGTGTACGAGACCGTCGCCGTGCCGGGCGTGGTCGTGAGCATCGACGACTGAGGCTGCCGTGCTGAACCTGACCGCCACCACCGTGCTCGTGATCGGGCTGATCGTCGCGGCGGTACTGATCGTCGCCGTACTGGCCTACCAGACCGCGCACCGTCTTGACCGGCTGCATGTGCGCACGGACCTCTCGTACCAGGCATTGGAATCCGCGCTCGCTCGGCGAGCGGTGGTCGCCCGTGCCGTCGCCGCATCGATCCCCGTTGAGCAGGGGCGGGCACTGCGCCTCATCGCCGACCGCGCGGAGAACGCCGACCGCGATAACCGCGAGGTGCGTGAGAACCAACTCTCTGCCGCTATCGGGGCCATCGACGTGGAAACCCTGCCGCGGTCGCTGGTCGCCGAGATCGCCGACGCCGACACCCGTGTCACCATGGCCCGCCGGTTTCACAACGACGCGGTCCGCGACACCCGGGCGCTGCGGGGCCGCCGGTTCGTGCGCTGGCTGCACCTGGGCGGCACCGCGCCGATGCCGCGCTACTTCGACATCGTCGATCGCGGCGGTGTGCTGCCGGCGGCGCTGCTCGCGGAAAGCGGGGACCGGCGGGTGTCGGCGCGGGTGATCCTCGTCGACCGCGACGGTGCGGTGCTGCTGGTACACGGCCATGATCCCCGCAACACCGGCGACCGGTTCTGGTTCACACCCGGTGGCGGTGTGGAGCCGGGGGAGGAACTGGCGGCGGCGGCGCTGCGGGAGGTCCGGGAGGAGACCGGGCTCGAGTTGTCCCCGGGCTCCCTGCTCGGTCCGCTCTACCGGCGCGAGGCGGTGTTCGCCTTCGACGGCGACGTCATGGACTCCGACGAGTACTTCTTCGCTGCGACCGTCGACCGGTTCGATCCGCGCCCTGCCGGGCTCACCGATGTCGAACTGCACACCATCGATGAGATGCGGTGGTGCCAGCCGGACGACGTGACCGGTCTCGCCGACCCCGTCTACCCGCAGGCGCTCCCGGGCCTCGTCGCCGATGTGCGGGCGGCGCTCGCTGCCGGCGGCGTGCCGGCCGGTGCCCCTATCGCCATCGACTAGTTCGGAAACCGGCGGTTTTCTCGGTCATGCGCCGCTATTCGCCGGGTGGCCGAGAAAACCGCCGGTTTGTGAGTCACGTCGATTCGGAGATGAGGGGAACACCGCCGGATTCCGTGATCCGTACGGTGCGGGCGCGACGTGCGACGAGCGCACCGTCCACCTCGCGGACGGTCCAGCCGTTGGCGAGGTACACACGACCCGGTTCGACGTCGCGCAGCGGTACGCCCCAGAAACCGTGGTCGGGAACCACCTGGACCTCGATCTCGTCCGCGTGGAACATCACCAGCCATCCGTTCCAACACAGCTCCGGTGGATACCCGGCCATAGGACGCCCCACGATGATCGGCACCGCCTCGTAGCCCGCGCGGATGTCCCAGACGCCGGGCGGGGCGTTCTGGATGTCGAAGGCGTCCCGTGCCCCGGCGGCGTCGGCGACCACGAAGACCATCCGCTCGTCATCGGGCGGCACGTCGAGCCAGCGGGTATCGGTGGAGATGAAGGGGTTGGACGAACTGGCGATCGTTCCACCGACCGTGACCATGAAGTCGATGGCGCGATCCACATCGGCCTGGGTCGGCCGGCTGATGGACATGCCGTGGGCGTCGACGCTGATCTCCGACTGATAGCCGTATTCGTTCTCCGGTGCCAGGTACTCGCCGTCGCCGAGTGCCGTGAGCGACCACCGGTCGACGAATGCGGCGACGAGTGCGGGGTCGAACTCGGGGCCGGTGAGCTCGGTCTCCGGCTCGATCGAGTACACGTCGATGAATCCGCCCATGCCTGAAGTGTATGCGGGAAGGCGTGTGACCCACCCGGCGGAAGGCGCACCGTCATCGGGAATACTGGGACCCCACACGTCCCACCCCGCTCAAGGAGACCCGTCAGTGACCACTGATCCCCAGACCGCACCCGTCACCGGCACCGCACGCGTCAAGCGCGGCATGGCCGAGATGCTCAAGGGCGGCGTGATCATGGACGTGGTCACCCCCGAGCAGGCCAAGATCGCCGAGGACGCCGGGGCCGTGGCCGTCATGGCCCTGGAGCGCGTGCCCGCCGACATCCGCGCGCAGGGCGGCGTGAGCCGCATGTCCGACCCCGACATGATCGACGGCATCATCTCCGCCGTCTCGATCCCGGTGATGGCCAAGGCCCGCATCGGCCACTTCGTCGAGGCGCAGATCCTGCAGGCCCTCGGCGTCGATTACATCGATGAGTCCGAGGTCCTGACCCCGGCCGACTACGCCAATCACATCGACAAGTTCGCCTTCACGGTGCCGTTCGTCTGCGGCGCGACCAACCTCGGCGAGGCCCTGCGCCGCATCACCGAGGGCGCCGCGATGATCCGCAGCAAGGGCGAGGCCGGGACCGGCGACGTCTCCAACGCCACCACGCACATGCGCAAGATCCGCGACGAGATCCGTCGCCTCACCTCGCTGCCCGAGGACGAGCTGTACGTGGCGGCCAAGGAACTGCAGGCTCCGTACGACCTCGTCGTCGAGGTCGCCAAGAACGGCAAGCTGCCCGTCACCCTGTTCACCGCGGGCGGCATTGCGACACCCGCCGATGCGGCCATGATGATGCAGCTCGGCGCCGAGGGCGTGTTCGTGGGTTCGGGCATCTTCAAGTCGGGCAACCCGGAGCAGCGCGCGAAGGCGATCGTCGCCGCGACCACCTTCTACGACGACCCCGGCAAGCTCGCCGAGGTCTCCCGTGGGCTGGGCGAGGCGATGGTCGGCATCAACGTCGACGACATCCCGCAGCCGCACCGCCTGGCGGAACGCGGCTGGTGACGGCATGTCGCCTGCCGGTGCCGGGGGAATCGCGCTAGCGTCGAGGCTGCGCGTACGCCGGGTTCCGGGGCGACGAGCCGAATAGCAACGCACGATCGACGATGTAGCAGGTGAGGCGGAGGATGTCAGACACAGCAACCGGAGGACAGCGGGCCGACGGCGCTCCGATCGCGCTGCGGGTGCTCGCGTACATCGCCGACCTCTGCCTGGCCTCCACGGTGATCGCCGTGGCACTGATCA includes:
- a CDS encoding glycosyltransferase family 4 protein; protein product: MRIGMICPYSFDVAGGVQAHVVDLARVLIARGHEVSVLTPSSKETVLPDFAVSSGKAVAIPYNGSVSRLSFGPVAFSRLRRWIRDGEFDVLHVHEPNAPSLGMLALAIADGPIVATFHTSTEKSLVLSVFQSVLRPSHEKIRGKIAVSELARRWQMESLGSDAIEIPNGVDVAHFAEGDPLPGYPRPGKTILFLGRYDEPRKGMAVFLEALPAIVAAQPDVEVLVIGRGDEEKLLRDAGPYAKHLRLLGAVTDDEKAAALRSADVYVAPNLGGESFGIVLVEAMAAGAAVVASDLNAFERVLDAGECGVLVPVGDGAALGAAVAGLLSDEEARRAQVARASEAVWRFDWSVVAEQVLRVYETVAVPGVVVSIDD
- a CDS encoding NUDIX domain-containing protein — translated: MNLTATTVLVIGLIVAAVLIVAVLAYQTAHRLDRLHVRTDLSYQALESALARRAVVARAVAASIPVEQGRALRLIADRAENADRDNREVRENQLSAAIGAIDVETLPRSLVAEIADADTRVTMARRFHNDAVRDTRALRGRRFVRWLHLGGTAPMPRYFDIVDRGGVLPAALLAESGDRRVSARVILVDRDGAVLLVHGHDPRNTGDRFWFTPGGGVEPGEELAAAALREVREETGLELSPGSLLGPLYRREAVFAFDGDVMDSDEYFFAATVDRFDPRPAGLTDVELHTIDEMRWCQPDDVTGLADPVYPQALPGLVADVRAALAAGGVPAGAPIAID
- the pdxS gene encoding pyridoxal 5'-phosphate synthase lyase subunit PdxS, yielding MTTDPQTAPVTGTARVKRGMAEMLKGGVIMDVVTPEQAKIAEDAGAVAVMALERVPADIRAQGGVSRMSDPDMIDGIISAVSIPVMAKARIGHFVEAQILQALGVDYIDESEVLTPADYANHIDKFAFTVPFVCGATNLGEALRRITEGAAMIRSKGEAGTGDVSNATTHMRKIRDEIRRLTSLPEDELYVAAKELQAPYDLVVEVAKNGKLPVTLFTAGGIATPADAAMMMQLGAEGVFVGSGIFKSGNPEQRAKAIVAATTFYDDPGKLAEVSRGLGEAMVGINVDDIPQPHRLAERGW